From the genome of Pelmatolapia mariae isolate MD_Pm_ZW linkage group LG12, Pm_UMD_F_2, whole genome shotgun sequence, one region includes:
- the si:ch211-107p11.3 gene encoding GT1 domain-containing protein isoform X1: protein MNADGDFQIMRKQERAHFFSSKEQELILKLYEEEREILTAKSNTTSASKLREEAWQRIADKINAVSDSGYKRTWQQVKVKHKNIVQTAKRKRVAMMRNDGGSATPSLNSGEDDVLHHKDNGLRVEVLPGGACIDPAAVSDSSFMSVSGHPVLLLPITKTEPESLSSDETDISDTQFEGDVHGSSLQEGANAAGATAGGRSGEKQTENLRSLYCSYLKKEIENRDQEMAYRALKMRKLEKEILLLDKQLM, encoded by the exons ATGAACGCAGACGGAG ATTTTCAGATAATGAGGAAACAGGAGAGGGCGCATTTTTTCAGCTCCAAAGAGCAGGAGCTCATTCTGAAGTTGTatgaagaggagagagagatacTGACAGCTAAATCCAACACCACCAGTGCCTCTAAACTCAGAGAGGAAGCCTGGCAGAGAATTGCTGATAAAATAAACGC GGTCTCAGACAGTGGCTACAAAAGGACATGGCAGCAAGTGAAAGTCAAACACAAGAACATTGTGCAAACAG caaaaaggaaaaggGTTGCAATGATGAGAAACGACGGCGGCTCGGCGACCCCGTCTCTGAACTCGGGTGAGGACGACGTGCTGCATCACAAAGACAACGGGCTGAGGGTGGAGGTTCTCCCCGGAGGCGCCTGTATTGACCCAGCAGCTGTGTCTGACAGCTCTTTCATGAGCG TGTCGGGCCACCCTGTCCTCCTGCTGCCCATAACAAAGACTGAACCAGAGAGCCTCAGCAGCGACGAGACGGACATTAGTGACACTCAGTTTGAGGGG GACGTTCACGGCAGCAGCTTGCAGGAGGGCGCCAACGCAGCTGGCGCTACAGCTGGTGGCAGAAGCGGAGAG AAGCAGACAGAAAACCTCAGGTCTCTCTACTGCTCCTACCTCAAGAAGGAGATCGAGAACCGGGACCAAGAGATGGCTTACAGAGCACTTAAAATGAGGAAGCTGGAGAAAGAAATCTTATTACTTGACAAGCAGCTGATGTGA
- the pla2g1b gene encoding phospholipase A2 produces the protein MHLSHSLLIVLFGLPALLGYRALWQFRSMILCTVPDSWPALDYADYGCYCGLGGSGTPVDELDRCCQVHDQCYSDAMQHDDCWAILDNPYTEIYSYNCDNASKTVTCLDDNDPCEKFICECDRKAAMCFAEAGYNEENADIPSDRCQ, from the exons ATGCATCTGAGTCATTCCCTGCTCATTGTGCTCTTCGGCCTCCCAGCTC TGCTGGGTTATCGAGCTCTGTGGCAGTTCAGGTCCATGATCCTGTGCACGGTACCCGATAGCTGGCCAGCGCTGGACTACGCTGATTACGGCTGCTACTGCGGGCTGGGAGGCTCTGGCACACCTGTTGATGAGCTTGACAG GTGCTGTCAGGTCCACGACCAGTGCTACAGTGATGCCATGCAGCACGATGACTGCTGGGCCATCCTGGACAACCCCTACACTGAAATATACAGCTATAACTGTGACAACGCCAGCAAAACTGTCACCTGCCTGG ATGACAACGATCCGTGTGAGAAATTTATCTGCGAGTGTGACAGGAAAGCAGCCATGTGCTTCGCTGAGGCTGGTTACAATGAGGAAAATGCTGACATCCCGAGTGACCGCTGCCAGTGA
- the hps4 gene encoding Hermansky-Pudlak syndrome 4 protein isoform X3 gives MAELLQPDSRMCNYFFLYDGSKVRGEADPTREGICYFYPEETPLDKQELLCGQLAGVGRCISELSSSPARTLRLRRNKFAIRMKDDFFWALGCSVDVPTVSVSEFLDQLIDLFCFYNGPVRWSYQLNSQETLAAQWARYLSHLQSGSSELSHIFSCLKTIDSTNVDPLLLLKAALILQACQRCPLVLAGCILFRGRVVSTQMSPGLTMKVMVHESETYTKAQRPNGASASSSFSGTVSSTTVFLTTPELQDLQSAPVDKGFSSDFLKPSSCPTTPQRDGPSKKTRLSRTLSDTPSTESQVSNPSLSKPPQKASLSPRLSDSDVFSPASSHSAANSLNPSPQSLRPLSNGEHSVEDETGESRSRDSTGGRSQIRSEGDGSVFEEDSHLNGGEGEGAFGGVFEFQAVESGNEQPHDDKVVEEDSRVFRGSVSGHKAGKSDPPPLLPPPHRLSDASEENVLIPMTLYMHRVKGLVLALLVEPHFMSDAASMEEVYHSSLASLNGLEAHLRTISPGAPGGPGPYTFAHFDCIQSTLTIFKLSFFC, from the exons ATGGCTGAGCTTCTGCAGCCAGATTCAAGAAT GTGTAACTATTTCTTCCTATATGATGGATCCAAGGTCAGAGGAGAGGCTGATCCTACAAGAGAGGGGATCTGCTACTTCTACCCTGAAGAG ACCCCTctagacaaacaggagctgctGTGTGGGCAGCTCGCCGGCGTGGGCCGCTGCATCTCCgagctctcctcctctccagcGCGCACGCTCAGGCTGCGGCGCAACAAGTTCGCCATCCGCATGAAAGATGACTTCTTCTGG GCGCTGGGCTGCTCGGTGGATGTCCCTACTGTCAGCGTCTCTGAGTTCCTGGACCAGCTGATTGACCTCTTCTGTTTCTACAACGGCCCTGTCCGCTGGAGCTATCAG CTCAACAGTCAGGAAACCCTGGCAGCCCAGTGGGCGAGGTACCTCTCTCACCTGCAGTCAGGATCCTCAGAGCTGAGTCACATCTTCAGCTGCTTGAAGACCATCGACTCGACTAAC GTTGACCCTCTTCTCCTGCTCAAAGCGGCCCTCATTCTTCAGGCCTGTCAGCGCTGCCCTCTAGTGTTAGCCGGATGTATTCTGTTCAGAGGAAG AGTTGTCAGCACACAGATGTCTCCAGGGCTCACAATGAAGGTCATGGTTCACGAGAGTGAAACATACACCAAG GCTCAGCGGCCTAATGGAGCAAGTGCATCAAGCTCATTTAGCGGTACTGTCAGCTCTACAACTGTGTTCCTGACCACGCCTGAACTCCAGGACCTGCAGTCCGCTCCTGTCGACAAAGGTTTCAG TTCTGACTTTCTAAAACCTTCCAGCTGTCCTACCACGCCACAAAGAGACGGTCCCTCAAAGAAGACCCGCCTGTCAAGGACTTTATCTGACACTCCTTCTACTGAGTCACAAGTGTCAAATCCAAGTTTATCCAAACCTCCTCAGAAGGCGTCCCTCAGCCCTCGTTTGTCAGACTCCGATGTGTTCAGCCCGGCTTCGTCCCACAGCGCTGCCAATTCCCTCAACCCATCTCCACAGTCGCTCAGGCCTCTCTCAAATGGAGAACACTCTGTTGAAGATGAGACGGGAGAGAGCCGCTCCCGCGACAGCACAGGTGGTCGCAGCCAGATTCGCAGTGAAGGAGACGGCTCCGTGTTTGAAGAAGACTCCCATCTAAATGGAGGAGAAGGGGAGGGAGCTTTTGGGGGTGTGTTTGAGTTTCAAGCGGTCGAGTCTGGAAATGAGCAGCCGCACGATGATAAGGTGGTGGAGGAAGACAGCAGAGTCTTCCGTGGGAGTGTTTCAGGCCACAAGGCAGGGAAGAGcgatcctcctcctcttcttcctcctcctcatcgtCTCTCTGACGCCTCAGAGGAGAATGTGCTGATCCCCATGACGTTGTACATGCACAGAGTGAAGGGCTTGGTGCTGGCTCTGCTGGTGGAGCCTCACTTCATGAGTGACGCCGCTTCTATGGAGGAAGTG TATCACAGCAGCCTGGCTTCACTCAATGGACTGGAGGCCCATCTGAGGACCATCTCTCCGGGTGCCCCGGGAGGTCCAGGGCCCTACACCTTTGCCCATTTCGACTGCATTCAGAGCACGCTCACAA TTTTCAAACTTTCATTTTTCTGCTGA
- the LOC134639250 gene encoding cytochrome c oxidase subunit 6A, mitochondrial, giving the protein MAAFGRFSQVLLRSSLTQTRRQLSAAAAGHGEQSGKTWKILTFVVALPGVGVCMLNTFLKEQHHSHEQPEFIPYTHLRIRSKRFPWGDGNKSLFHNPHVNALPDGYEGHE; this is encoded by the exons ATGGCGGCCTTTGGACGTTTCTCTCAAGTGTTGCTGAGGTCTTCTTTGACCCAAACCCGGCGTCAGCTCTCTGCTGCCGCTGCCGGACACGGCGAGCAGTCAG GTAAGACCTGGAAGATCCTCACCTTCGTGGTTGCCCTTCCAGGtgttggagtttgcatgttgaaCACATTCTTGAAGGAGCAGCACCACAGCCATGAGCAACCAGAGTTTATCCCTTACACCCATCTTCGCATTCGCAGCAAG CGTTTCCCCTGGGGTGATGGCAACAAAAGTCTTTTCCACAATCCACATGTGAATGCTCTTCCTGATGGCTATGAGGGACAtgagtaa
- the asgrl1 gene encoding asialoglycoprotein receptor-like 1 → MKRIVIFVLYGLLVLLLLILLLVTGIKFSQLSREITDLKQYLGKTNHRGTTSALSSVHSAALEELTPVRGTCSEGWVSYQSSCYLVSITSITWSKGEEQCKAHGGHLLVLNTAEELDYISRIVPIKYIYWIGLVERHHEGQWSWVDGTDYRSTPTFWDEGQPDNWDYRENGEDCGQLHPPERRERRLWNDADCNITYRYICEKRA, encoded by the exons ATGAAGAGGATTGTGATTTTTGTTCTCTATGgcctgctggtgctgctgttgttgattCTGCTGCTGGTAACTGGGATCAAAT TTTCACAGTTAAGCAGGGAAATCACAGATCTCAAACAGTATCTTGGGAAAACGAACCACAGAGGAACAACATCAGCTCTCAGTtcag TTCACAGTGCCGCCTTAGAGGAGCTCACCCCAGTTAGAG GAACATGCAGCGAAGGCTGGGTGTCTTACCAGAGTAGCTGTTACCTGGTATCCATCACCAGTATAACCTGGAGCAAAGGAGAGGAGCAGTGCAAAGCACACGGAGGACACCTGCTGGTTCTGAACACTGCGGAGGAATTG GACTACATTTCCAGAATTGTTCCAATCAAGTATATCTATTGGATCGGACTCGTGGAACGACATCACGAGGGACAGTGGAGCTGGGTGGACGGAACTGACTACAGGTCAACCCCAAC TTTCTGGGATGAAGGTCAGCCAGACAACTGGGACTACAGAGAGAATGGAGAGGACTGCGGGCAACTTCATCCGCCTGAAAGACGTGAACGCAGGTTGTGGAATGATGCCGACTGTAACATCACGTACCGCTACATCTGTGAGAAAAGGGCATGA
- the si:ch211-107p11.3 gene encoding GT1 domain-containing protein isoform X2 produces MNADGDFQIMRKQERAHFFSSKEQELILKLYEEEREILTAKSNTTSASKLREEAWQRIADKINAVSDSGYKRTWQQVKVKHKNIVQTAKRKRVAMMRNDGGSATPSLNSGEDDVLHHKDNGLRVEVLPGGACIDPAAVSDSSFMSVSGHPVLLLPITKTEPESLSSDETDISDTQFEGDVHGSSLQEGANAAGATAGGRSGEVRSRQKTSGLSTAPTSRRRSRTGTKRWLTEHLK; encoded by the exons ATGAACGCAGACGGAG ATTTTCAGATAATGAGGAAACAGGAGAGGGCGCATTTTTTCAGCTCCAAAGAGCAGGAGCTCATTCTGAAGTTGTatgaagaggagagagagatacTGACAGCTAAATCCAACACCACCAGTGCCTCTAAACTCAGAGAGGAAGCCTGGCAGAGAATTGCTGATAAAATAAACGC GGTCTCAGACAGTGGCTACAAAAGGACATGGCAGCAAGTGAAAGTCAAACACAAGAACATTGTGCAAACAG caaaaaggaaaaggGTTGCAATGATGAGAAACGACGGCGGCTCGGCGACCCCGTCTCTGAACTCGGGTGAGGACGACGTGCTGCATCACAAAGACAACGGGCTGAGGGTGGAGGTTCTCCCCGGAGGCGCCTGTATTGACCCAGCAGCTGTGTCTGACAGCTCTTTCATGAGCG TGTCGGGCCACCCTGTCCTCCTGCTGCCCATAACAAAGACTGAACCAGAGAGCCTCAGCAGCGACGAGACGGACATTAGTGACACTCAGTTTGAGGGG GACGTTCACGGCAGCAGCTTGCAGGAGGGCGCCAACGCAGCTGGCGCTACAGCTGGTGGCAGAAGCGGAGAGGTGAG AAGCAGACAGAAAACCTCAGGTCTCTCTACTGCTCCTACCTCAAGAAGGAGATCGAGAACCGGGACCAAGAGATGGCTTACAGAGCACTTAAAATGA
- the hps4 gene encoding Hermansky-Pudlak syndrome 4 protein isoform X2, which produces MAELLQPDSRMCNYFFLYDGSKVRGEADPTREGICYFYPEETPLDKQELLCGQLAGVGRCISELSSSPARTLRLRRNKFAIRMKDDFFWALGCSVDVPTVSVSEFLDQLIDLFCFYNGPVRWSYQLNSQETLAAQWARYLSHLQSGSSELSHIFSCLKTIDSTNVDPLLLLKAALILQACQRCPLVLAGCILFRGRVVSTQMSPGLTMKVMVHESETYTKAQRPNGASASSSFSGTVSSTTVFLTTPELQDLQSAPVDKGFSCPTTPQRDGPSKKTRLSRTLSDTPSTESQVSNPSLSKPPQKASLSPRLSDSDVFSPASSHSAANSLNPSPQSLRPLSNGEHSVEDETGESRSRDSTGGRSQIRSEGDGSVFEEDSHLNGGEGEGAFGGVFEFQAVESGNEQPHDDKVVEEDSRVFRGSVSGHKAGKSDPPPLLPPPHRLSDASEENVLIPMTLYMHRVKGLVLALLVEPHFMSDAASMEEVYHSSLASLNGLEAHLRTISPGAPGGPGPYTFAHFDCIQSTLTTNLSGRSGGAWDQPFVRATSLLHSHFCNTETLQEAIIRNASTAVYGTRSVAQETYFQQNGGSLRNSGIPNHQDSAFSLPSKARHRLLKHGVNLL; this is translated from the exons ATGGCTGAGCTTCTGCAGCCAGATTCAAGAAT GTGTAACTATTTCTTCCTATATGATGGATCCAAGGTCAGAGGAGAGGCTGATCCTACAAGAGAGGGGATCTGCTACTTCTACCCTGAAGAG ACCCCTctagacaaacaggagctgctGTGTGGGCAGCTCGCCGGCGTGGGCCGCTGCATCTCCgagctctcctcctctccagcGCGCACGCTCAGGCTGCGGCGCAACAAGTTCGCCATCCGCATGAAAGATGACTTCTTCTGG GCGCTGGGCTGCTCGGTGGATGTCCCTACTGTCAGCGTCTCTGAGTTCCTGGACCAGCTGATTGACCTCTTCTGTTTCTACAACGGCCCTGTCCGCTGGAGCTATCAG CTCAACAGTCAGGAAACCCTGGCAGCCCAGTGGGCGAGGTACCTCTCTCACCTGCAGTCAGGATCCTCAGAGCTGAGTCACATCTTCAGCTGCTTGAAGACCATCGACTCGACTAAC GTTGACCCTCTTCTCCTGCTCAAAGCGGCCCTCATTCTTCAGGCCTGTCAGCGCTGCCCTCTAGTGTTAGCCGGATGTATTCTGTTCAGAGGAAG AGTTGTCAGCACACAGATGTCTCCAGGGCTCACAATGAAGGTCATGGTTCACGAGAGTGAAACATACACCAAG GCTCAGCGGCCTAATGGAGCAAGTGCATCAAGCTCATTTAGCGGTACTGTCAGCTCTACAACTGTGTTCCTGACCACGCCTGAACTCCAGGACCTGCAGTCCGCTCCTGTCGACAAAGGTTTCAG CTGTCCTACCACGCCACAAAGAGACGGTCCCTCAAAGAAGACCCGCCTGTCAAGGACTTTATCTGACACTCCTTCTACTGAGTCACAAGTGTCAAATCCAAGTTTATCCAAACCTCCTCAGAAGGCGTCCCTCAGCCCTCGTTTGTCAGACTCCGATGTGTTCAGCCCGGCTTCGTCCCACAGCGCTGCCAATTCCCTCAACCCATCTCCACAGTCGCTCAGGCCTCTCTCAAATGGAGAACACTCTGTTGAAGATGAGACGGGAGAGAGCCGCTCCCGCGACAGCACAGGTGGTCGCAGCCAGATTCGCAGTGAAGGAGACGGCTCCGTGTTTGAAGAAGACTCCCATCTAAATGGAGGAGAAGGGGAGGGAGCTTTTGGGGGTGTGTTTGAGTTTCAAGCGGTCGAGTCTGGAAATGAGCAGCCGCACGATGATAAGGTGGTGGAGGAAGACAGCAGAGTCTTCCGTGGGAGTGTTTCAGGCCACAAGGCAGGGAAGAGcgatcctcctcctcttcttcctcctcctcatcgtCTCTCTGACGCCTCAGAGGAGAATGTGCTGATCCCCATGACGTTGTACATGCACAGAGTGAAGGGCTTGGTGCTGGCTCTGCTGGTGGAGCCTCACTTCATGAGTGACGCCGCTTCTATGGAGGAAGTG TATCACAGCAGCCTGGCTTCACTCAATGGACTGGAGGCCCATCTGAGGACCATCTCTCCGGGTGCCCCGGGAGGTCCAGGGCCCTACACCTTTGCCCATTTCGACTGCATTCAGAGCACGCTCACAA CCAACCTGTCTGGCCGGTCAGGGGGAGCCTGGGATCAACCCTTTGTCAGAGCCACATCACTTCTTCACTCGCATTTCTGTAACACTGAGACTCTGCAGGAGGCTATTATCAG GAATGCCAGCACAGCTGTGTATGGAACCCGCAGCGTGGCCCAGGAGACTTACTTCCAGCAGAACGGAGGCTCGCTGAGGAACTCGGGCATCCCGAACCACCAGGACAGCGCTTTCTCGCTACCCAGCAAGGCCCGGCACAGACTGCTGAAACACGGGGTTAACCTGCTCTGA
- the LOC134639305 gene encoding phospholipase A2, minor isoenzyme-like — protein MNLITPPLLLLLTACAVSGAVLPKAMWHFGSMIQCAQPGINPLRYNNYGCYCGFGGGGTPRDGVDACCQVHDKCYADSRKIPGCGDAEDLPYIIDFDFTCNNQRVTCSAANNTCQAAVCECDRAAAHCFAQNTYNPENKNLDHSVYCAN, from the exons ATGAATTTGATTactcctcctctgctgctgcttctcacTG CTTGTGCGGTCAGTGGTGCAGTGCTGCCTAAGGCAATGTGGCATTTTGGGTCGATGATCCAGTGCGCCCAGCCCGGTATTAACCCTCTAAGATACAACAATTACGGCTGCTATTGTGGCTTCGGAGGGGGGGGGACCCCCCGAGATGGAGTGGATGC GTGCTGCCAAGTTCACGATAAATGCTATGCAGATAGCAGAAAGATTCCTGGATGCGGGGATGCTGAAGACCTTCCTTACATTATTGATTTCGATTTTACCTGCAATAATCAAAGAGTGACCTGCTCAG CGGCCAACAATACGTGTCAAGCTGCTGTGTGCGAGTGTGATCGTGCTGCGGCTCACTGCTTTGCGCAGAATACATACAACCCAGAAAACAAGAACCTGGATCACTCAGTTTACTGTGCCAACTGA
- the hps4 gene encoding Hermansky-Pudlak syndrome 4 protein isoform X1, giving the protein MAELLQPDSRMCNYFFLYDGSKVRGEADPTREGICYFYPEETPLDKQELLCGQLAGVGRCISELSSSPARTLRLRRNKFAIRMKDDFFWALGCSVDVPTVSVSEFLDQLIDLFCFYNGPVRWSYQLNSQETLAAQWARYLSHLQSGSSELSHIFSCLKTIDSTNVDPLLLLKAALILQACQRCPLVLAGCILFRGRVVSTQMSPGLTMKVMVHESETYTKAQRPNGASASSSFSGTVSSTTVFLTTPELQDLQSAPVDKGFSSDFLKPSSCPTTPQRDGPSKKTRLSRTLSDTPSTESQVSNPSLSKPPQKASLSPRLSDSDVFSPASSHSAANSLNPSPQSLRPLSNGEHSVEDETGESRSRDSTGGRSQIRSEGDGSVFEEDSHLNGGEGEGAFGGVFEFQAVESGNEQPHDDKVVEEDSRVFRGSVSGHKAGKSDPPPLLPPPHRLSDASEENVLIPMTLYMHRVKGLVLALLVEPHFMSDAASMEEVYHSSLASLNGLEAHLRTISPGAPGGPGPYTFAHFDCIQSTLTTNLSGRSGGAWDQPFVRATSLLHSHFCNTETLQEAIIRNASTAVYGTRSVAQETYFQQNGGSLRNSGIPNHQDSAFSLPSKARHRLLKHGVNLL; this is encoded by the exons ATGGCTGAGCTTCTGCAGCCAGATTCAAGAAT GTGTAACTATTTCTTCCTATATGATGGATCCAAGGTCAGAGGAGAGGCTGATCCTACAAGAGAGGGGATCTGCTACTTCTACCCTGAAGAG ACCCCTctagacaaacaggagctgctGTGTGGGCAGCTCGCCGGCGTGGGCCGCTGCATCTCCgagctctcctcctctccagcGCGCACGCTCAGGCTGCGGCGCAACAAGTTCGCCATCCGCATGAAAGATGACTTCTTCTGG GCGCTGGGCTGCTCGGTGGATGTCCCTACTGTCAGCGTCTCTGAGTTCCTGGACCAGCTGATTGACCTCTTCTGTTTCTACAACGGCCCTGTCCGCTGGAGCTATCAG CTCAACAGTCAGGAAACCCTGGCAGCCCAGTGGGCGAGGTACCTCTCTCACCTGCAGTCAGGATCCTCAGAGCTGAGTCACATCTTCAGCTGCTTGAAGACCATCGACTCGACTAAC GTTGACCCTCTTCTCCTGCTCAAAGCGGCCCTCATTCTTCAGGCCTGTCAGCGCTGCCCTCTAGTGTTAGCCGGATGTATTCTGTTCAGAGGAAG AGTTGTCAGCACACAGATGTCTCCAGGGCTCACAATGAAGGTCATGGTTCACGAGAGTGAAACATACACCAAG GCTCAGCGGCCTAATGGAGCAAGTGCATCAAGCTCATTTAGCGGTACTGTCAGCTCTACAACTGTGTTCCTGACCACGCCTGAACTCCAGGACCTGCAGTCCGCTCCTGTCGACAAAGGTTTCAG TTCTGACTTTCTAAAACCTTCCAGCTGTCCTACCACGCCACAAAGAGACGGTCCCTCAAAGAAGACCCGCCTGTCAAGGACTTTATCTGACACTCCTTCTACTGAGTCACAAGTGTCAAATCCAAGTTTATCCAAACCTCCTCAGAAGGCGTCCCTCAGCCCTCGTTTGTCAGACTCCGATGTGTTCAGCCCGGCTTCGTCCCACAGCGCTGCCAATTCCCTCAACCCATCTCCACAGTCGCTCAGGCCTCTCTCAAATGGAGAACACTCTGTTGAAGATGAGACGGGAGAGAGCCGCTCCCGCGACAGCACAGGTGGTCGCAGCCAGATTCGCAGTGAAGGAGACGGCTCCGTGTTTGAAGAAGACTCCCATCTAAATGGAGGAGAAGGGGAGGGAGCTTTTGGGGGTGTGTTTGAGTTTCAAGCGGTCGAGTCTGGAAATGAGCAGCCGCACGATGATAAGGTGGTGGAGGAAGACAGCAGAGTCTTCCGTGGGAGTGTTTCAGGCCACAAGGCAGGGAAGAGcgatcctcctcctcttcttcctcctcctcatcgtCTCTCTGACGCCTCAGAGGAGAATGTGCTGATCCCCATGACGTTGTACATGCACAGAGTGAAGGGCTTGGTGCTGGCTCTGCTGGTGGAGCCTCACTTCATGAGTGACGCCGCTTCTATGGAGGAAGTG TATCACAGCAGCCTGGCTTCACTCAATGGACTGGAGGCCCATCTGAGGACCATCTCTCCGGGTGCCCCGGGAGGTCCAGGGCCCTACACCTTTGCCCATTTCGACTGCATTCAGAGCACGCTCACAA CCAACCTGTCTGGCCGGTCAGGGGGAGCCTGGGATCAACCCTTTGTCAGAGCCACATCACTTCTTCACTCGCATTTCTGTAACACTGAGACTCTGCAGGAGGCTATTATCAG GAATGCCAGCACAGCTGTGTATGGAACCCGCAGCGTGGCCCAGGAGACTTACTTCCAGCAGAACGGAGGCTCGCTGAGGAACTCGGGCATCCCGAACCACCAGGACAGCGCTTTCTCGCTACCCAGCAAGGCCCGGCACAGACTGCTGAAACACGGGGTTAACCTGCTCTGA